ATTTTGTCTTTCCTGATTCTCTCTGCACCCAGTGCACTATCACTATGGAGGACCTTGGTAAGGCTGAAGTATTGGGGCTTGAGAACCCTGCCTCCTCAGCATTTTTCTGATCGATGTACAATTGCTGGAGAATAAGATAAAAAGACCTGAAAGCAAGATTACTTTACCAGAGGAACATGAGGAACTATTGTGTACTGCTTCACAGAGACATAGCTTGTCCCAAAATCTTGTGACATGACTCTCCAGCCCAGGGGTTTATCAATGCACTGTATGGACCCTGCAGCAATATCAGGTAAGGGAAAAGGCAGTAGATTCAGACTTATGATGAACTCATCGTGCTgcacagatttaaaaaaaacttttatgtGCCAATCTTGTCCCATTCATAGGACATTTGTTAGTGAGGTCATTCTACCTACCAAGTGTGTCCTCCTCCTTCATCCTGACTGCAGATTACATCACACCTCAGGCAGGCAACAAGTTAGCACTTAGAAACTATCTCCCTGCTAAGAATGAGGAGACATGCCCAACGCTTGTCACATCGTGATGGCAGACATTAATCAGACcaacttgaagaagtctctgcctAACTATCACCAGTATATACTTGCAACACTAGAGGACCCAACATACTTGACCAACGCTATACCACCACTCAATCACTCCCAGCATTTGGCATATCCAACCACCTGGCTGTGCTTCATCTGCCAGAGTACAGACGCAGACTGAAGAATGTGACGTTGATGAAGAGGACTATGAAAAGCTGGACAAGTGCATTTTGGACTGCTTCAAGTTGCTGGATTGAACCATGTTCAAAGATTCATCAGTGGACCTGTAAGGATATGCATAGATGTCACTAACGTAGACATGTGTGGATGACTACGTAGCCATAGAAACACTCTGTATCTTCCCCAAATAGAGGGCCTGGATTAGCTAGGAGATCCATAATatgctgaggactagatctgtCCTGTTTAGGGCTGGTGACTCACTGCCCAAGTATGACCTCCAGAAGTCCATTGCAAGTGCACCGAGGCATTTTCATACTAAAGTGAATTCAGAGATGGACACTCGAGAGCTGTGGCAGGGTTTTCACAAAATTACTTTCTACAAGTCAAGATCGGTTAACACAGGAGACAACAACCCATTACTTTCAGGTGAGCTCAGTGCCTTTCATACAGGGTTTGATAGGGAGAAGCATGATATTCCCACATCTCCAAGTGATCACATTATCTCGGTCTCTGAGGCTGATACCTAAGTATcctccaagagggtgaacccatgaaaggCTTCTAGCCCAGAACGCAttcctggctgagtactaaagatctgtgaAAAACCTCCTAATGTTGATATTAACATTGATTTTTGCAATATTGAACCCATGTTCCTCTTAACTAAGTGTTCATATTCCAAAAGTAAAAATCACAGCGGTGTGTCAATGAGTTTGGAAAAGCCTCCTCCACaacatttcctttctcctgtcaTGTCCTTTTAAACTGAACCCAATCAATCAGACCCCACTGAGCCATTCTCCTACATGTACCAACATTTCAATACATTTCCACCTTGCTTTGAGCACAAACAGTAATTGTTTAGGATGATTCTTATTCGAGGTGTTTCAGACGTTAacagcagcatggtagtgtagtggttagcatgatgctgttaCTGCTCGGCCATTCCAGAGTTCAGATTTCACCTCcggtgtcatctgtaaggagtctgtatgtcctccctgtgaccgtgcaGGTTTACTCCTGCTGcttcgctttcctcccacagtccaaagtcattgtaaattgtcctgtaaataGGCTAGCGTTAAATAGGTGGGTCGCTGCGCGGTGTAGATTgatgagccagaagggcctgttccactctgtatagctatctctaaataaaataatccaAAGGGTCTGATCCAGTCAACCTCCCTGCTATTTGCATCCACTAGGTGGAAAAGTTGGGACCAATGGAAGTCACGACAGAGGTAGTGGTGGCCAAGGTATCAAAGTCACAGTCTGAGCAGTGAGGTGATGCTGATACTCCAGACCTGCAGTTCCCACCATCACGTTAGACAGCATCTCAGCTCCTGTGCATGGCATCTGATGTGCTCTCTGAAGTCTACACACTGTCTACAATATAACCATTCAGAGTTTAGGACATTAAGAGATTTAAACTGAATATTGTTACCATATTAAAGTAGCAACTGTAGACAGGATATTCAACAATGAAAGATAAATAAAATTAacttcagaacatcctttctacagTCAATCTACAGAATATTTTACCAGGACCAATAAACGATGGAACTGAATTCTGAAGCTAAGGCACTTAGAAGATGAATTGCAATAGTAAAATAGGTTGAATAACCATGCTCAATCATATTTTCCATTCTTTGCACTTTTATATCATCCTTGAAGTAAATGTGTTTATTTTTGGCACCGCAGATAATTAACTATAACATGCTTGAAGTGCAATGCATGGAAGAAAAGCTGTCCACAGACTGCAAACAATTATTAATGTGTGCCTATACAGTATGTCAATAATTGCTATCATGAATATAGATGGATGGGTGCTCAGAAGACAGCAATCCATCAATATAAGCACAGGAATATTATTAGCTATGAAAAGTAGTACATAAGATATGTGCATACAGCAAATCCTTTCAATATGTATAacatgtataaccatataactatttAGCAGTTATAgatacttttaaaatattttgtgtaAATAAATTATTGCAAATCAATTCAGTAACACTTGTTACATGTGCTCGGCAAACAAAATGCTCATTCTAATATGGCTTCAATAAATTAATTATATTTTCCCAGAAGAATGTTATGAATATTGCGTTTTAATTTGTTATTCCTTTTCCAGATTAAGCAACTTTCATGGATTAAGCAACACCAGATGTGAAGTTATCTTCaacaagcacctttgctctgtccaccacagaagcaggacttcccagtggccacctatttcaattcttcttctcatttccattccatgtcagtccatggtctcctttaAGGTAAtgacgaggccaccctcaggccTGAGGAACAATAACTCATATCCTGTCTGGGTattgtccaacctgatggcatgaacattgattactcTAACTTCAGTGATTTCTGCtgcattcaccttctccctttcTGCATTCGCTCTTACCTCTTCCCTTCTGCTCACCTGGCCATCACTTtcctctggtacccctcctccttctctttctcccatggtccattctcctttcctatcagattccttcttctttggccTCTTTCGCCTATCACTccccagattctcacttcatctcccctccctcactgatCCACCTCCCACTCTATCTGAtttctcctatcacctgccagcttgtacttctttccctccccccaccttcttattctgagttcttcccccttcctttctagtcctgaagaaggttctcagcctgaaacgtcaactgtttattcctctgctgtttgacctgttgagttcctccatatTTTCTATGTGTTGCTCCAATTACCTTTTAACATCATTCGATTATTTGGCCATAGTTTTCAAGGCTTTACTATCAGTTTTGTTAGGATCATGGTACATTATTGGATGAAAACTGCTTTTAGAGCCACAGAAGATTGTGAAATATATGTAATCTCCTTAATCAATGGTAAAATGTGATCAGTTCCTattgtcatatgtcagtgataataagcctgattctgattctgtcagaAACTGTTTACATGAATGATTGGTCATTTTCTCTGTTATGCTGTTCAGGGTCAGGAAAAATGCGTTCCCACATGCAGTTTCCCCATTTCATGTTTTCCTGATCCAGGattcactgattaaagctttGGAAAGGAGTATCATTCAAGTTTGCCAGATGGAAAGAGTAATCAAAAGGCTAGTTAATGGGTACATACATAATTCAATAATAATCGTAAATGAAAAGAGGTCACTATCAAAAGCCTGGATTTAGTTTATTCCCCTGCAAATAGGCAGGGATAACTCTGAAAGGTGAAAGCAAGTTttgataaaacaaataaaaaataaatcaggaaCAAATTGGAACAACTTTGTCATGAACAAACAGTAGCGCCCTGTCCTCCAAATTAAATTGCAGTCTGGTCTCTTTTTCCCATCACATGAAACCTATACCTGACACAATTGTGCTGCAGTTAATGCTGATGTATTACTTTCTGACATCAGCAGTTGCATTCTATCAGAACTTTTCACTTTGGTTCAACGTTGAACAATCAGTTCAATGAATGAACAGTGTGTGTTCCTGCAAAGTCTTTATCAGGTCTGATATTTCTCCATTACATCACCCGCCCCCTCACTGTGTAGTCGGTGACAAGTTAACGAAAGCATTCTGTTGCTATATTTTCCATGGGAGGCCTACTGGTCAAGGATTTCAAATGAACCAGTCACATGCTCAGTTGCTGTAATTTGGCCAGGTAATACTACaagtattaaaataaataatctgGTGCAGTATAATATTTAGAAGAACTTGTCTCAAACTACTCAAATATCGTCTGTTTATTTATATGACCGTGAAacagaatctcattgaaagggGAGATAGTTTACTGTGTATCCTTTGATTTCTGTTGCTGAGCCACTTCAGCCATTGTATGAATCAAAGAACAAAGACTAAATCAAAATGTTATCTTAGACCATCCATGTAGGCCTAAGGAATAGAGGGTGGATTTTTTTCCTCCACAGAGTAAGTTTTGTTGGATCCTCCACATCGAGCTCAAGAGAGCTCTCCTTCTACTGACTATGGGTACTCTGTCACCAGTGCTTTCATGGATACACAAACCGATAGGCTTGAAACAAAACCATCTTATCCAACAGGATTGACTGGTAACAGTTGCTGAAATTTGAGTCATGAGAATGGGTGGAAATGCATAATCTCTGAAGGACTTGAGGAATAATTACAAACAGATTCACTATAGTGGAGACTTCAGTGAATATTCTGATCTTGCTGCTCTGGAATGAATAATTATAGTGCTGGAGTACTATGGCATCTTTAGTCAGTGTGGACCAATATCTGACATTGTAGTTCAGGACAATCTTCTGATACTGAGTGAATCGAGTCAATTAGCCTTAATTATTCATGTTATTTCTGTTAGTCATGTAAGGAAGATCAAACTCCCTGAAGCATCTCACCCTCTACATCTTGCCTAAAACCATAATACCCACTCTCCCCAGCCCACCTCACCAGATCTTTCCCTTTTCTCCAGTTCCAAAGATGCAGCAAAGTTTAGATTGGGTGGGCGATTTTCTGCCTTCTcaacttcccttccctttcctttcctgcACCTTGGTCCAAGCCTCCAACCCAACTTCCCCCAATTCTTCACCTGCCTGTCATAAACCCATCAtctcacatctgttcccaggaaaaCCTCAGGAGAAGTTTTTGACATTTACCCAGTGTCACCTCCTGTTGCAAGATCACAGTCTCCCGCTACTCTCTGGGCTGTTTGTTGGGTCCCAGCAAAATCACCCCATAAAGGTGGAAAATCTCTGCTGGAAAGGGCACAGTTCAGAGGAGAGGAGGGTACAAATATGGAAGTTTGGCACCAAGGAATGTTGTCATAGGAGAGATTTCAAGTGGATCAAtattgcttggttggaccaacagGAACCTATGTGCACATCCTCTCGTGCTATATATCCTGCTGTGTTCCTAGGCAGCAGAGCCCAAACTCCTGCAGTTTTCTCCTTGAACGTCCTTGTCACTGGACCACACCTCACTCAGTCAGGACTGTGAGGCATGCAACAATCATCCCACAAGTGAATAGAAGTCATACATAATATTAACATTCAGGATATGAAACATCAGAACTCTCATAGACAGATCAAGCTGAACATCACTCTACTCTCCAATCATAGGACATGACACACCCTTGGGCCACTTGAGGTTCCTAAAGGTTGtcatagtggggataagctcccactatctattaaatactcccaatggcatgtgtctcaaatagcctctaacaaccaagtccagctcctggccttcacatatggcttagctaccaagcccagTGGAATGGTACTACtgagaggagaaggggcaaaggcaggttactggtgccttaaaaccagtcactttgggctgGTGGGGCTTGTCggccatggctggcagctcatctagaaggtaAACTCTGatgtcaaacctccactgccttgtagctataaccactcatggggaaggcttcaagaATAAACCCCTAGAAAAAAATTCAGGTCTTGAGTCAAGGCAGTCCCACATTGAGCTCAATGTCACTGGTGCTACACTGTATTGGTCTCtattgttcctttggattcatcagctgtgtggagaaggaAAGCCTGCTGCgtgggcaatagcttgctctccatatcatactgctctgtcttgcatatcacgtagacagctaggatgcagtatccatggttgacccctgaccaatggaggaccTCAGTATTTAAGGAGATATGTCAGAGTGAAGCTAGGCATCAGTAATGTAGTTCATCATTGCCTGAGTAAAACAATGCTAGAGATCACAACCTCAAcctagaacaacaggaattctgcagatgctggaaattcaagcaacatacatcaaagttgctgctgaacgcagcaggccaagcagcatctataggaagaggcgcagtcaacgtttcaggccgagacccttcgtcaggactgacgaagggtctcggcctgaaacgtcgactgcacctcttcctatagatgctgcttggcctgctgcgttcaccagcaactttgatgtatgttgctcaaccTAGAACAGTTGTCTACTAGGGTTACAATTGTCTATCTCTACAAGGAACCTCAGAGCAGTTAATGGAAACCTCCAAAATAATATTCACCAAATCTATCAGCAGAGTAAGTAAACTAACACGTGTCCTTTGCCGGTCTATCTTCCCCCAAAGTGAAGGCACCAATTGTAGAGCAGGTGAAATTGTCTGCATGTCTAATCCCAGGATTGCCAACGCAGTGCTCCACACAGGGCACTATGGCAGTAAGTAGTTGTCAGAGGAACAGTGGGAAGCATGTTCTCTAAACCCCCTGGAGGCACTGCGAGATCCTGAATGACATGAGATCCATGAGCACTGTTCAAAATGGGAAAGGTAGCTTTCAGTATAGCCTCGAGAACcggacaccgagaacaacaaataAAGTTTGGTATTATAATTCTTTCACAGTACAGCCAAGTCAAGAACTTCTTAATTGCTCATGGTGTGAATAAATAGTCTTAAATGTTCTAAAAATCTGAATGCTCCAAGTGCTCTGTTTTAATTCATCTGTATTGGATTTTAAATATAAAGTATTATTCCTCAGTAAAAATGATGCAGATGTgaaatttaaaacagaaaatgacaAGGTTGTAAAGGGGATCTGGAGAGCAAGATTAAAAAAACATATCCCGTGTAATCTGTTGAATAATTCTGGCAACTTTCTAGTAATAAGGGTTTTTTTTTGGATGTTAGTGAAGTAATTTTGATAGCGAGGAGGTTAAATAATGTTGAATGCTCAGTTTTTCTTTACATCATCTTGGACCATTTCCTGCCAAATCAGCATGGCCTATGGTCAAACTAGAGTGattttaaaaaacaaactaaTGTTATTCACAATATAATTTTCAAAAACTATAAGTACACATCAGTGCAAGTCAGCAATATAATAAGTAATGCTTGATGCAAGTAAACTGTCCGGACAACACAAACTCTGTTAAACACTAACTCTGTAGTAAATAGGAGAACGGTTTATTTCAAATTGGACAAGCAGATGATCACATCAAGTTCAGCACACATCACCATTCAGTTTTTGCTTTATATAAAACAAATTCAAAAACAGAAACCAAGGTTACATCTCAACTTTTTAAAATCACATTTGAAGTAACCATTTCAAACAATTAAAGCCCATTGAACAATCCATCCAAAATTTTTCCAGGAAAAAGCATGTTAATGAGTCAAAAATTCTTCCAATTAGAAAACTGTTGCCTTTTAGTTAGTGTACGAAGTCTCAAATGTCCTTATTCTCTTAATGTATATCAGCCTACATACACTAAAAAGTTACAACTTATCCTAAAAATAATTGTATTTACAAACTACTTGataaaaaatattttcaattctACAAGGAGGTACACAAAATTGTTTGAAGATGGTGGTAGCTTTCTCAGTCATTCTGATCATTGGCAGGCTCAGTTTTCTGTTCCTAGAAACAGCAATAGTTTGATGAGACAATCACAAATTCAACCAGTCAGATTCACTATAAACTATCCCTTTTCGTTAGCGGAACTAACTCATTATTTCAAACATGGTGCACATTCATATATTataaaagatagtggattcatCTATTTAAGTTACTTAAGTATAGTTGACGCTCCATTAAGGTCATTCACCCTTGCAGAATTCTCAAAAAATTTGAGGTAGATAGTAAAATAGTCTCTCAGTTTTTGTGTGATGAAAATTTAAATGTGTTGATTTATAACTTATTATCCGATGCATAGACAGATGATATGTTACAGAAAAACAGGAACACGAATTATTTTCTAAGAATCtgcaccctcccacccacccacacgtTCTCCTCTATAATGTAGGTTTTGGCTTTAGCTATTTTCACAGAGCTCAGCATGGTATCTGCAATGTTAAATAGCACCCTATAGTAGGCCATAAATTGGCGTGGACTGCTCAGGCTTTTTCTCAGCTGCCAAGCTACATTATCTGCAAGGAAATGGAGCTTGGCAGAAACAGAATTGAGCAATAAAGAAAACTACTTCTGCCCTGCTCCATGGAGCTGAAAATCTGCATTGTAAACACTCTCGCTGTCAATTTTTATGCCACATAAAGATATTTTAAAGTAAGACTTAGAATGCCAAGATACCCAATTAACTAGATCACAAAAGGATTCCTCTCAAAGCAAGGTGCATACTATTattgcataaataaataagccaatTATGAATATAAATCTATTGAATCAGCTATTTTATGGAATAACACTGGATAACCATTGCATACAGGGTTTTCAAGATTAGGTTTTTGTTCAGCTATCTTAAGGCATTCTAACTTCATATTTTGCAATTTATAAAAGTGCAAAGCTCAGCATGGTTAAGACTTTTGTTCTATTACTTAGAAATAGCCTTCAATGTGGCTGTGCATTGAATCTGGACTGTTAATCTCATATAGGTGACTTGTGAGGCTGGAATGCATATTCTAGACAGAAAGCTAAGAATTAATTGTTCATCCATCAAAATGCAATATGCAAGCTACTGCTTATTTGAACCATTATTTACTACCCAACAAAACTAAATTACTTGTTCAATAGATAAAATTACTAGAGATACAGTTAtaacaaaattgcaaatgtacaCATCTAGCAAAATACTGAAAATGACAGGAGCACTGCACTCAAAATCTTAACTACAGCACGAGGGAACTCTTTAGTTTTAGTAACAACCAAGCAACCACAGCACACGGTTATATATAcactgcagattttttttataCCATCATACCCTTAACTGTCACATGCTTAATCTGTCCTTTCACTGACAGGGAGCTGGGTGGGATACTTCTAGCTGATGTCACGCTAACAGAGGATCGAGAAACATGGATCTGCAACAAGTGTTGAGTAGAAAACAACTGAACATGCAATCAAAATGCTATAACACCACAAGACATagaagaataaggccattcagcccatcgaatctgctctgccattacatcatggttggtttattatccctctcaacctcattctcctaccttctccccgtaacctttgatgcccttactaaccaagaacctaccaacctccactttaaatatacccaatgacttggcctccacagttgcctgagtcaatgaattccacagattcaccaccctctggtgaaagatattcctcttcatctctttcctaaagggacatccttctattctgaaggtgTGCCCCCTAGTCCCAggcttccccactacaggaaacatcctctcgacggccattctatctaggtctttcaatattcgatagatttcaatgagatttccccctcattcttctaaactcgtgTACTGTTTTAAtagtctttttttcctttttagatGCAAGTTTTACCTTTTCAGCTTTTGTTTCACCATTCTGAGCAGGTGCAGCTTCTTCCTTAGTTACCTTCTCTTTGGACTGTTTCTTTGGTTTTGGAGAAATCTTCTACAGAAAAACAAAAGTCCAGACAGTATAATACACAACAAACTAAACAGTAATTTTACTACATGGGGAATACCGAATTCATGActcagatttccagtacctgcagtgtTATATTTTTTCAAGACTAAAGCCATGTTTTGCACAAATTGTAGACCTATACAGCATAAGTAGCTCAAGATGATGCAGAgagtctgcggatgctggaaaccgGAGCCACACAGTGCTGGCGGATCTCAGTGGGCCACGGGAGGTAAAGAagttgtcaatatttcaggctgaaaaccTGCATCAGACCCGAGACTGGAGAAGCAAGTTGACCAGCATAAACAGAAGGGCTAGGGCAAGAAAGGATTCTGAGGCAATTTGTAGCCTGAGGAGGATGTGAAATGACAGGCAGATAGAGCCAGGTAGGGAAGGTGAGTGACGGTGGTATTCGAAGACTTGACAAGTGAATGATAAATAATGGAGGCAAACAAATCAAGaggataaa
The sequence above is drawn from the Mobula hypostoma chromosome 2, sMobHyp1.1, whole genome shotgun sequence genome and encodes:
- the hmgn3 gene encoding high mobility group nucleosome-binding domain-containing protein 3 isoform X1 encodes the protein MPPKRTAPSDGEQKQDPKAVKQLRRSNRLERNAAAAAAAAAAAPKEDAKPQKRARKISPKPKKQSKEKVTKEEAAPAQNGETKAEKIHVSRSSVSVTSARSIPPSSLSVKGQIKHVTVKGTEN